TCCTGAAGAGATGCGTACTGCCGAGTTGCTCCGCATCGACCAGCTTGCCCAGACCTGTGTGTTCACTTCGCAGGGTGTGCCTTTCATCCTTGCCGGTGAAGAGATGCTTCGCGACAAGAAGGGTGTTCACAACAGCTACAACTCTCCTGACAGCATCAACCAGTTTACTTGGACCAATCTGCAGAAGTATCCACAGGCGTTCACCTTCTATAAGAATCTGATTCAGCTTCGCAAGAACCATCCAGCCTTCCGTCTTTCTACAGGCGATAAGGTACGTCAGCATCTGGAGTTCCTGCCTAGTCAGGATGCCAAGGGCAACCAGCAGACTTGCCTCGTAGGTTTCCAGCTCAAGAACCTGGAGGGCATCGATGCCTGGAAGCAGATCATTGTTATCTATAATTTCAACAAGCAGGCAAAGAAGATGCAGATTCCTGAGGGCAATTACACCGTGGCTTGCTGCAATGGTGTTATCAACGAGGAAGGTTTGGGCTTCATCTCCGGAAAGGAAGTAGAGGTTGCCCCTCAGTCTGCCTTGATTCTTTATCAGAAATAGTCTATATATAATAAGGTATCAGAATAGTCTATATATATAATAAGGTGTAATTATGAAAAAGATAATAGCTTCATTAGTGCTTATGGGTAGCGCAATAAGTATGAATGCGGCAGTCAACGTAAGCCGCATTGAACCTACCGACTGGTATGTGGGTATGAAGGATGCTTCGCTCCAGCTGATGGTGTATGGCAAGGATATCAAGAATGCTGATGTTACGGTGGATTATCCGGGTGTGAAGGTGGATAGCATCGCCCGCCTCGATTCTCCTAACTATCTCCTGGTGTATCTCAATCTCGATGGTGCCAAGGCTGGAGAGATGATACTCAACTTCAAGCAGGGCAAGCAGTCGAAGAAGGTGAAGTATGTGTTGAAAAACCGCGAGATGGCGGGCGACAAGCGTATCGGTTTCTCTAACGAGGATGTGCTCTACATGCTGATGCCCGACCGTTTTGCCAATGGCAATCTGAAGAACGATGCCTTTAAGAATATGCGTGACAAGACCTGCGACCGCACGGCACCTAGTCTTCGTCATGGTGGCGACCTGGAGGGAATCCGCCAGCATCTGGATTATTTCAACCAGTTGGGCGTAACCGCCCTGTGGTTTACTCCGGTTTTGGAGAACGACAGTCCTAATGATGGCAAGAACAGTACCTATCATGGTTATGCTACCACCAACTACTATCGTGTAGATCCACGCTTCGGAACCAACGAGGAGTACAAGCAGCTTATTGCTGAGGCTCACAAGAAGGGATTGAAGGTGGTGATGGATATGATTTTCAACCATTGCGGTTTCGATCATCCTTGGGTAGCCGATATGCCATCAAAGGATTGGTTCAATGCTCCAGAATGGCTTGCTCCGGAAAATCAGACACCGGAGCATCAGAAGAAGATAGGTACCGTGGATGGTGCAGCCAAGGTAAACGACAAGTATCTGCAAACAAGTTATAAGTTGACTCCTGTGCTCGATCCATACGCCAGCAAGGTAGATTTCAAGGAAACCGTAGATGGCTGGTTTGTGCCAAGTATGCCAGATTTGAACCAGCGCAATCCGCACGTCATCAAGTATCTGATTCAGAACAGTGAGTGGTGGATAGAGACCGTTGGCATCGATGGCATCCGCATGGATACCTATCCATACGCCGACCGTGATGCGATGGCACACTGGATGAAAGTGCTGGGCGAGGAATATCCTCACTTCAATACTGTGGGCGAGACTTGGGTAACCGAGCCTGCCTATACCGCCGCATGGCAGAAAGACAGCAAGCTCTCAGAAAAGAACAGCTATCTGCCTACCGTGATGGATTTCGCCTTCTTCGACCGCATCAACAGTGCGAAGAACGAGGAGACTGATGACTGGTGGAACGGCATGAACCGCATCTACAACGTGTTCTGCTACGACTATCTCTATCCGAACCCAAAGAGCGTAATGGCATTCGTTGAAAATCACGATACCGACCGCTTCCTGGGTGAAGGCAAGGATACCCTGGCATTGAAGCAGGCGCTGGCCCTTCTCCTCACCGTCAACCGTACCCCACAGCTCTATTACGGAACCGAGGTGCTGATGAATGGTACCAAGAGTGTAACCGATGGCAACGTGCGCAAGGACTTCCCTGGCGGTTGGGCAGGTGACAAGCACAATGCCTTTACTGCCGAAGGAAGAACACAGGCTGAAAACCAGATGTTCGACTGGCTCAGCCGATTATTGCATTGGCGCCAGGGCAACGAGGTCATCACCAAAGGCAAGCAGACCCAGTTCTGTCCGCAGAAGGGTGTGTATGTCATTGCCCGCCAGTACAAGGGAAAGAGCGTGATGACCATCATCAACGGCAAGAAGGAAGCCAACGAACTGAATGTTTCCCGCTATGCGGAAATCATTGGAAATGCAGAGAAGGCCGTCGACGTAACCACCGGACGTACCGTTTTGGTCAACAAGAACATCAAACTCCGTCCACGTCAGGCGATGATACTCGAATTCTAAAATATTCAATCATTTCATACCTATTGGTGTAAATTTACACCGATAGGTATTTTTTTTTCTCCTAAACATTCTTTCGTTTCAATTATTCTTTGTACTTTTGCACGCATAACCTATATAGACAAATGATTAGATACATTTTTACCATCATAGTAGCATTTTTCATAACTTTGAGCAGTTTTGCGCAAGGTGGTCTGCCTAGTCGCTTTAATGTAAGCTACCTCAACATGGCAGCAGGAATGCCTAATAATTTTGCCGATGATATCTTTCTGGATTCTTACGGCTTTGTGTGGATCAGTACCCATGGTGGTGGTCTGGTGCGTTACGATGGTTTCAACTTCGTGAACTTCGGATTGGGTTCCAATGGCATCAGTTTGCGAAGCAACAGTTGTCGCAATGTATACGAAGACCATTTCCGTCGTCTCTGGATTGCCTTCGAGGAAGGTCCGCAGGTGCTCGACCTCAATACGATGCAACCCATCGTTCCTCCTTGCGAAAGCGAGAAGGTGGAGGTGCAGCTCAAGAAGGCATTGAAGAATCTTTGCACCCGAATGTATTGCGATGCCAAGGGCAATATCTGGATGGTTTCCATCAATCTCCTTACCCGTTTCGGCTTTAATGAAAAGGGCGAGGTCAACAGCGTCTTGACCATTGACTATCCTTTCAATGCGCCCGACCTGGGACTTAGCGATGTATATCGCCGGGGAACGGTGGTGTTGTGCAACAATGGTGTGGTGAGCGAGTTCTCGGTAAAGAACAATAAGTTGGTTGCCAGGGATATCTCCTCTATGTTTCCACCGCTCGATGGACGCTATGCCGGTGCAATCATCTCTTATCATGGTAAAATCTGGATTGCCACCAACCGTGGTCTCTTCAATAGTGCCAAGCAGCAATATCATTGCTCGGCTACCGACCATTCACTCCAGCACGAAGTGGTGACGAGTCTTGCTGTCACTCCGGATGATAAACTCCTGGTGGGTACGCTCTGTGGCGTGGAAATCATCAATGACAAAACTGGCGAGATTGAGCATTGGAATAGTTCTTCTGCGGTTAATCCGTTGAGCAGTAACTTCGTGAACAGTCTCTTTGCCAAGAACGGACAGATATGGGTGGGCACGGAGACGGGTGGTGTCACCAAGTTGGCTCCCCGCCAGTTGCTGCTCGAATTCTATCGCCATGATGCGGCGAATCCAGGAAGTCTTTCTCCCAATGCCGTCAATGCCATGTATGCGGCACCCGATGGTACGCTGTGGGTAGGAACCGTGGAAGGCGGACTTAACTCTCTGGCTCCTGGTGGCAAGAGCTTTACCCATTATACCGTTGCCAATTCCGGTTTGCCTCATAACAGCGTTTCTACTCTTGCCGCCGACAACCGTGGCAACCTCTGGATAGGAACCTGGGGTGCGGGCTTTGCCGTGATGAACCTCAAGCAGCCGGTTAAGATTACGCCGCTTGTGGTGGATGGAAGATTTCAGCGTCTGCTCCTGTTTGCCGGTGCCATGGCTTACGACCCTATCAATGATGGCATGTGGCTTGGCACCAACGACGGTCTCTTCTTCTACGACATGAAGCGGCAGCAGATTATCGAGCCATTTGAGGGATGCCTCAATGTGCGTGGCTGCATCGGAAGTCTCATTACCCGAAATGGCAAGCTTCTGTTGGGTTGTGTGCAGGGTATGGTAGAGGTGAACCTGAAATCCCGCCATGGCAAGGATGCCTTTGACGTGCAGTATCATCCTTATAAGCTTGATCATCCTGAGAGTGGGGTGATAGATAAGATTATCTCCTTCTGCCAGGCTAAGGATGGTAAGATCTGGCTGGGCAGCAATGGCTATGGCTTATACTGCTACCAATATAATAAGGAGGGAAAAGCGGAAGTGAAATCATTCACCACCAGCAATGGATTGGCCAACAATACCGTCAAGGGTATCGTGGAGGACAACCAGGGCATGCTGTGGATTGCTACGGACAACGGACTTTCGGTTTTCAATCCGGATACGGAGACCTTTACCAGTTTCTATAAGAATGATGGTCTGCTCAGTGCCCAGTTCTATTTCAATGGAGCCATCCGCAATGCAAAGGGCGAGATATTCCTGGGTACGGATGGAGGCATGATGGCGGTGATGGGAGCTAATCCTACGGTGCATGAGGTAGGCAAATTGCGCTTTACCGAACTCCTGGTAGATAACCAGCCTACCTTTGCAGGCAGCGATTATCTGGATGATGATATCTCTATCGCTAAGAGAATCAGCATCCATGAGAGCGATAAGTCGTTCACCATCTACTTCTCTGCACTCAACTATGGCAGCGAGACCCAGGGCGTGTATCTCTATCGCATGAAGGGATATGAGAACGAATGGGTTCAGCTGCAGCCGGGGCAGCATAGTGTACGCTATTCCACTTTGCCGGCAGGCAAGTATGAGTTTGAGGTGAAATACATCCCTTCCATCGATTCTAGCAACGAGCAGGTCATCTCCATTGCCGTGAAGGTGACGCCTTACTTCTGGAAGAGTTGGTGGTTCATTACCATAATAGTCATCGGCATCATCGCTTTGGCTCAGTATGCCTATATCCGCAAGTTGGATAAGATGCGTGAACGTGAGGTGGAAGCCTTATACCGTCCTATCGAGGCTGCCTTGAAGGATAGTGACGAGCCTGGCAAGCTTCAGAGTCGTATCCAGATGATTCTAGAAAACCAGAAGCGCTATCAGGAAAGTCAGCAGAAAACCATCGAGGCGGATAAGAAGGAGGTGGCTGAACACACCAAACCGTTTATGGATTCCATCATGGAAGTGATGGAGAAGAACTATGATAACTCCGAGTTTGGCGTTCAGGAACTCGCCGATGCGATGGGAATGAACCGGAGCATCTTGAGCAAGAAACTCAATGCGGAGTGTGGATTGCCTACGGCGCAGTTTATCCGTAACTATCGCCTGGATATTGCCAAGAAACTGATTATGGAGAATGTGGCCAATCGCAACATCACCGAGATTGCCTATCGTGTGGGATTCAACGACCCGAAATACTTCACCCGTTGCTTTACCAAACAGTATGGGGCATCTCCTTCCTCTTTCAAGGAATAGCGGTTCTTATCCCTTTCAGGGAATAAATGTTTCCTCTTTCTGGGGTGGATAAATGTGTATCTGCTAAGTCTGCATAGCAAAATCAGACTTAGCAGATATTTTTTTGTTTCTTTTTCTGTTGCAAGTTGTGAAAGTGTATGTGCGGGCACACACAAAGTGGATAACTAAAGAAATATAGTATAAATCCACCCTTTTTGCAATTTGTCCACCTATAAAATGCGTTTGTCCACCCGCTATTTTGTGATTAATTGTACTTTTGCCACCACAAAACAACGTTTGATATCGAGCAATCGATTTAAAAACTGGATCGAGCAATCGATTTAAAAACTGGCAAGAATAAACAAAATCATAAACCTAAAAATAATAAGCAATGAGGAAACAATTATTCTCTATGATGCTATGCCTGGGAGCTGTTGGTGGTGCTTCTTTTGCTACCCCAATGACAGCGATGGCTGCTGTAGCACAAGATCAGGTGATTACAGTAAAGGGACAAGTTGTAGATGATCAGGGTGAACCTATGATCGGTGCAACAGTCAAGACAAAGGATGCCAAGACCGGCGCAGTTACCGATTTGGACGGTAACTTCCAAATCCGCGTCAAGGCAAACGCAACTCTTATCGTAAGCTACTTGGGCTTCAAGGAGCGTGAAATCGCTGTACGCGGACGCGCCATCCTCGAGCCTATCCAACTTTCTACAAACGATAACTTGCTCGACCAGGTGGTTGTAGTAGGTTATGGTACGCAGAAGAAGGCCGACCTTACCGGTTCCGTTTCTATCGTGAACGCTGAGGAGATGAAGAAGGTATCTAACTCCAACATCTCTACCATGCTCGAAGGTAAGGTGGCTGGTGTACAGATTACATCCGACGGTCAGCCTGGTGCCGACCCTAGCGTACGTATCCGTGGTATCGGCTCCTTCGGTAGCACGGCTCCTCTCTATGTCATCGACGGTGTGCCAATGGGTACCACTATCCGTGACTTCTCTCCTAATGATATCGAGACCATCCAGATCTTGAAGGATGCTTCTGCGGGTGCCATCTACGGTTCCCGTGCTGCCAATGGTGTCGTTATCATCACTACCAAGAATGGTAAGAAAGACCAGCCTCTGAAGGTGAACTACTCGGGTTACTTCGGTGTTGACCAGATTCCTAGCGATGTATATGACGTGATGAACGCCGACCAGTATAGCCAGTATCTTGGTACTGCTTGCACCAACTCCAACACTCCTATCCCTGGTGGCTACAAGATGGGTGAGGATGGCAAGTACCACTTCCAGGATGCAACCAACACTGATTGGTTTGACGAGGTGTTCAAGACCGGTATCCGCCAGAACCACAACGTAGCTCTCAGCGGTGGTAGCTCTCACAGTACTTATAATGTATCTCTCGACTACTATAACCAGAAGGGTACCTTGGAAGGTGCAGGTCCTAACTACGAGCGTTACACAGCCCGTGTGAACAATACCATGGACACCAAGTTCGTGAAGTTCCGTACCAGCATGGTTTACTCTCACTCTAACCAGGACAACATGGGTCTTTCCAATGCCTCAGAGTATGTCCAGGGTCTTTATGGTGATGTAACCAACGTGCTCCGTGGTACACTCTTGATGCAGCCAACTATCAAGGCTTATGATAACTCTACATGGGTTCTCGATAGTCAGGTGGGTGCAGCCAACGCTTATCGCTACGATGCCTATGGTTATGGTGTTTACTATGACGGCATCCACGGAGATATCTCAGCTTCTAACCCATTGCTGGTTAATAACCTCCTGCAGCGCAACACCTTGGTTGACCGCTTCGTAGGTACAGCTTCTGCTGATGTTGACCTGTTGGGTATGGTAGGTATCAAGAGCAAGAACCATGGTCTTCACTATAATGTAAACCTCTCTTACAGCAAGACTGAGGCAAAGGATAAGACCTGGATTCCTTCCTGGATTCAGAGTAACCGTGTATATCTTGCCAAGGAGAACGAGCGCCTTACCAAGGGTTCACGCAACTACAGCGATGCCTTGGTTGAGAATACCATTACATACGATGGAAAGATTGGCAAGCACAATATCAACCTGCTTGCCGGTATGACATACGAAGAGGAGAATACCAACCTCCTGACAGGTTGGGGTATCAACTTCACAGAGCCATACTTCCTCCAGCTTCAGAATGCCAAGAATACTTACTCTGAGTCATACGAGTACAAGCATTGTCTGGCTTCTTACGTAGGTCGTTTGAACTATAACTATGATGAGAAGTATTTGCTTTCTGCAGTGGTTCGTCGTGACGGTAGCTCCCGTTTGAGCAAGAACATCCGTTGGGCAACCTTCCCATCTGTATCTTTGGGTTGGCGCTTCGATAAGGAGAAGTTCTTCCCTATCAGTCGCGACATCGTTAATATGTTCAAGGTGCGTGCCAGCTACGGTGAACTCGGTAACGAGAACATCGGTGAGTACCAGTACATGGCTACCATGAACCGTAACAACATGACTTACAGCTTCGGCAACAGTCCTGTAACCGGTTCTGCCGTTTCTACCTTCGTGAACAACGATATCGCCTGGGAGAAGAAGAAGACTACCAACGTGGGTATCGACCTGGCAATGTTCAACAACCGTTTGGAGTTCACTGCAGAGTGGTATAAGAACAAGTCAGAAGACCTGCTTTACTCTGTTCCTGTGCCAGCACAGACTGGTGTATCCAACACCTCTGTAACCATGAACGCTGCCTCTATGGAGAACAGTGGTTTCGAGTTCAGTGCAACCTATCGCAACCGCGACCACGCCTTCAAGTATGATATCAGCGCCAACGTAAGTACCTTGAAGAACAAGGTAACTTCTCTGGGTATCGGTAAGGATTCATACATTACGGGTGCATATGCTACTTACGTAGGTCAGGAGATTGGTCAGTTCTACGGTTGGGTTTATAAGGGAATCGCCCGTACCCAGGAGGACTTGGACAACAATGCTGTTCAGCAGGGAGCCAATATCGGTGACTGCCTCTATGAGGATATCTCAGGTCCTAACGGAGAACCTGATGGCGTAATCGATGCTTACGACCAGACCGTATTGGGCAGTGGTCTTCCAAAGGTAAACTTTGGTTTGAGCACTCACATGGAGTATAAGGGCTTCGACCTCAATATCTCAACCTACGGAGTTTTGAATTATCATGTATCAGATGATATCTATAATAGCTTGAATTCTTGCTACGGCTATGGTAACAAGGAAGTAGGCATGCTGGATGCCAACCGCTGGTCAGAGGATGGTTCTACTTATCTCTCTAGTGTTCCACGCACTTATGCAGCCAACAACGCTACCTTGGCATGGAACGACCTCTTCAGCTCTCGCAAGATTCAGAATGCAGCTTACTGGAAGATTGCCAACGTAGAGTTGGGCTACAACTTCCCAGACAAGTGGTTTGGTGGATATGTCAGTGGTGTACGTCTCTATGTATCAGCACAGAACCTCTACACCTTCACAGGCTATCATGGATATAATGTGGACTACGCCGGCGGTACCTTTACCCCAGGTTACAACTTCTGCTCTTTCCCAAGTGCTAGAACATTTATGGCAGGTCTCCACTTCACATTCTAATAATGAGAATTAACAAGAATAAAAATCATTATTTAAAAGGACATTTGATATGAAACTATATAAATTATCATTAGCTCTCTTCCTTGGCCTCGGTGCTATGGCTACCACATCTTGCGAGGACAAGTTGGATGTTACCAATCCTAACCAGCAGACCACCGGTACCTTCGGTTTCAATGCTGATGATCTGGAAGAGTGCGTTATTGCAGCATACAACCATATTCGTATGGAAGGTTCTTCGGCACGTGTGGGTTATACCCTCGATGTGACACGTGGCGATGAGGTATGGAACTCATCACAGGTATGGTACATGCCATTCGATGACATGGACGACCCTGTGACAGACGAAATCTCCATGTGGCCTTGGCGTGAGGCTTACTATACTATTAATGTATGTAACTTCATCCTTTCACGTACCACAGGTGATGATGCTTCGCTCAGCGAAAGCATGAAGCGCATCAAGGGACAGGCTCTCTTCCTCCGCGGTTATTCATACTATACATTGGCAGGTTATTACCAGAATCCTGCGTTGATTACTGATTATGCCAACTATTCTACTCTGGATGGTCTCTATGGCAAGAACAGTACTTATGATGATGTGCTCGACCAGGTGGAGAAGGATTTCTCTGAGGCGATGACGCTCCTCCCATCACGTGATGAGGGTGGTGAGTGGGCCAAGGGCCGTGCTACCTGCGGTGCTGCTGCTGGCTACTATGCCCGCACTCTGATGCAGCGCCATAAGTATAGCGATGCACTCGTTGTACTCAAGGACATCATGAACAAGAAGTATGGCTCTTACAAGCTGATGGCCAACTATGGCGACAACTTCCGTGAGGGTTCTGCTTACGAGAACAATGCCGAGAGCCTCTTCGAAATCCAGTATCTCGACTACGGTTCACAGGGTGTAGATGATGAGTGGACTCCTGTTAATACCAGTCCTAATGCTACACAGGGTCATGCCGTAGAGTCTAACTTCGCTCCAGGTAGATTCGGTGGATGGGCAGACCTCTCTGCATCTCCATGGTTGTACAACCTCTTCAAGCAGGAGCGTACCACAGCTGGTAAGTTGGATCCACGTCTTTACTGGACCATCGGTACCTATGAGAGTGATTGGGAAGGATTTGAGAATGGCAACGTGGCTTACACCACCCAGATGACGGCTACTGATACCATCGTAACCAACAATAACTATGGTGGCCTTCCTATCGCTAAGTGGACCAATTTCCGTACCAACCTTTATGATAAGGTAACAACCGGTCTTCATTGCGGTATCAACCTCCGTATGATGCGTTACTCTGACGTTTTGCTTCGTGCTGCAGAGTGCGAGAACGAGGTGAACGGTCCTACACAGCAGGCTATCGACTGGATTAACCAGGTTCGTGAGCGTGCCAACCTGAAGGATTTGAGTCTCTCAGACTTCGATACCAAGGATAAGCTCTTCGAACAGATTGCCAATGTAGAGCGTCCAAAGGAGTTCGGTTGCGAGTATGGTCGTGGTTTCGATTTGATTCGTTGGGGATTCTTCTATGATGAGGGTCGTTTGGCTCAGTTGAAAGAGCACGGAACCTTCCGCCGTTCTATCCACAATGCCAAAGAGCCAGTAAGCTACCAGCTGGTAGGTGTTGACTCTGAGGTGAAGAGCTCTTACGATACATACGTACCAGGTCATGAGTTCTTGCCTATTTTTCAGGGCTTGCTGAACGACAACCCTAACCTGACAGGTAACTCAGCCAATACAAATACAGATAACTCAACCGATTTCCTTGGAAGAGGTTGGACTGTTCATCCTGTAGTAAATTTGAGCAAGTAACAATATTCATGATCATATAAAATAGAATAACAATATGAAACACCTAAATAAATTAGCATCTGTCTTCTGCGTAGCAGCCATGGGCTTGACTGCGCTGACAGGATGCGAGGGAAGTGACATGTTTAGTGTCAACTCTCCTGATTGGCTTTCTGAAAAGATTGACTCAATCGAAAAGTCAAAGGTTTCAACCGAGGAGGTGCTCGTGGGTATGAACGAGGATGTTTATACAGTGGGTAACACAGATTTCTCTTCAGGATTCTGGAGTTCCTTCTCAAAATATTATGTGGTTCAAGACAACCAGAAGTGGAATGCCGTGTTCAATCTGAACATCAATCCTTCTGCGACTAACACCTATAAGAACTTCGCCCTCATCATCACCAATGATGTGGATCGTGGCGGAACAGGTTATACCGAGTATGGTGCTATCCGTTTTGATAACCAGCCAAGCGGTAACTCTGAGTGGGGTGACCATATCGACAGAAGCTGCGTGCAGAGTAATCTCACCTTTGAAACTGATACAGACAAGGGTGTAGATAAGTTGGGTGGTAAGGTAACATTGACGGTTGACCGTTCCCGTGTAGATACTTTCATGGTGAAGATTACCAATGGTACTGTTACCAAGACCTACATTCAGCCATCTAAGATTGCCAATCTGAATGCAGACGAGAGCAATACCAACATCCGCTGCTTCCTGGTTCCTGAGGGATCTTTCATTGATTTCCAGCAGAGCAACGTAGAGCCTATCGGCGGATATACATCTGCCCAGGATAAGGCTCCGGTTTCTATGGTGTTGAACAATGTTCCTGCCGAGGTTGACAAGGGTACAACGCTTGAAGAGGCGATGCAGAATGTTTCTGCTACGGTTACCTTCGAAGAGGGTGTGACCAAGGTGATTCCTGCCAGCGAACTGCTCTTCTCTGCCATCAATGATATGGATAAGGTGGGTGAAAAGACACTCATCGTTATCTATAACAAGACATTCAAGGGTGAGAATGCGGCTACTCCTATCGTTGCCAATGCAAAGTTTAATGTAGTGGCTGGTATCAAGACTATTACTGTTACTCAGGCACCAACTCGCACCAACTACTACTATTATAACTCAGCTGCAGTTGATGGAGTAAATCATACTTTGGCTTTCGACCCAACAGGTATGGTGGTTAATGCTACATACGTAGAGGGTGAGCCTGGTGTCATCGACAACTCTAAGTTGACTTTCTCTAGAATCCCTGCTACTGCGGGTAAGCACGAGGTGACTATCACTACAGAAAACGGCCGTACTGCTACCGTAGAGGTAAATGTGGCTGAGTCTGCTGTCAAGGCGGTTACTCCTACTCCGGTTTCTCTCGGTGCTGAGGATTGCTCTACTGCCTGGTGGACAGAATTTACAGAGAATATGAAGATTCCTGCTGGTGAGACATTCGAGTTCAACTTCACCAACTATTCTAGCGGTGCAGGCAACTGGAACAACTATGTGCTCATCCTCCGCAAGGCTGATTTGGCAGAATACGCTGTGGTTCGTGCCGATAACTATGGTTGGGGTAATGGTTATGCTGCTTGTACTCCTATCGGAACACAGGGTGATTGGGCTACCTGGCTCGCAACCATGAACGGTGCAAAGGTAAAGATGTTCGTAACCAACT
The Segatella copri DNA segment above includes these coding regions:
- a CDS encoding glycoside hydrolase family 13 protein, yielding MKKIIASLVLMGSAISMNAAVNVSRIEPTDWYVGMKDASLQLMVYGKDIKNADVTVDYPGVKVDSIARLDSPNYLLVYLNLDGAKAGEMILNFKQGKQSKKVKYVLKNREMAGDKRIGFSNEDVLYMLMPDRFANGNLKNDAFKNMRDKTCDRTAPSLRHGGDLEGIRQHLDYFNQLGVTALWFTPVLENDSPNDGKNSTYHGYATTNYYRVDPRFGTNEEYKQLIAEAHKKGLKVVMDMIFNHCGFDHPWVADMPSKDWFNAPEWLAPENQTPEHQKKIGTVDGAAKVNDKYLQTSYKLTPVLDPYASKVDFKETVDGWFVPSMPDLNQRNPHVIKYLIQNSEWWIETVGIDGIRMDTYPYADRDAMAHWMKVLGEEYPHFNTVGETWVTEPAYTAAWQKDSKLSEKNSYLPTVMDFAFFDRINSAKNEETDDWWNGMNRIYNVFCYDYLYPNPKSVMAFVENHDTDRFLGEGKDTLALKQALALLLTVNRTPQLYYGTEVLMNGTKSVTDGNVRKDFPGGWAGDKHNAFTAEGRTQAENQMFDWLSRLLHWRQGNEVITKGKQTQFCPQKGVYVIARQYKGKSVMTIINGKKEANELNVSRYAEIIGNAEKAVDVTTGRTVLVNKNIKLRPRQAMILEF
- a CDS encoding two-component regulator propeller domain-containing protein, with protein sequence MIRYIFTIIVAFFITLSSFAQGGLPSRFNVSYLNMAAGMPNNFADDIFLDSYGFVWISTHGGGLVRYDGFNFVNFGLGSNGISLRSNSCRNVYEDHFRRLWIAFEEGPQVLDLNTMQPIVPPCESEKVEVQLKKALKNLCTRMYCDAKGNIWMVSINLLTRFGFNEKGEVNSVLTIDYPFNAPDLGLSDVYRRGTVVLCNNGVVSEFSVKNNKLVARDISSMFPPLDGRYAGAIISYHGKIWIATNRGLFNSAKQQYHCSATDHSLQHEVVTSLAVTPDDKLLVGTLCGVEIINDKTGEIEHWNSSSAVNPLSSNFVNSLFAKNGQIWVGTETGGVTKLAPRQLLLEFYRHDAANPGSLSPNAVNAMYAAPDGTLWVGTVEGGLNSLAPGGKSFTHYTVANSGLPHNSVSTLAADNRGNLWIGTWGAGFAVMNLKQPVKITPLVVDGRFQRLLLFAGAMAYDPINDGMWLGTNDGLFFYDMKRQQIIEPFEGCLNVRGCIGSLITRNGKLLLGCVQGMVEVNLKSRHGKDAFDVQYHPYKLDHPESGVIDKIISFCQAKDGKIWLGSNGYGLYCYQYNKEGKAEVKSFTTSNGLANNTVKGIVEDNQGMLWIATDNGLSVFNPDTETFTSFYKNDGLLSAQFYFNGAIRNAKGEIFLGTDGGMMAVMGANPTVHEVGKLRFTELLVDNQPTFAGSDYLDDDISIAKRISIHESDKSFTIYFSALNYGSETQGVYLYRMKGYENEWVQLQPGQHSVRYSTLPAGKYEFEVKYIPSIDSSNEQVISIAVKVTPYFWKSWWFITIIVIGIIALAQYAYIRKLDKMREREVEALYRPIEAALKDSDEPGKLQSRIQMILENQKRYQESQQKTIEADKKEVAEHTKPFMDSIMEVMEKNYDNSEFGVQELADAMGMNRSILSKKLNAECGLPTAQFIRNYRLDIAKKLIMENVANRNITEIAYRVGFNDPKYFTRCFTKQYGASPSSFKE
- a CDS encoding SusC/RagA family TonB-linked outer membrane protein gives rise to the protein MRKQLFSMMLCLGAVGGASFATPMTAMAAVAQDQVITVKGQVVDDQGEPMIGATVKTKDAKTGAVTDLDGNFQIRVKANATLIVSYLGFKEREIAVRGRAILEPIQLSTNDNLLDQVVVVGYGTQKKADLTGSVSIVNAEEMKKVSNSNISTMLEGKVAGVQITSDGQPGADPSVRIRGIGSFGSTAPLYVIDGVPMGTTIRDFSPNDIETIQILKDASAGAIYGSRAANGVVIITTKNGKKDQPLKVNYSGYFGVDQIPSDVYDVMNADQYSQYLGTACTNSNTPIPGGYKMGEDGKYHFQDATNTDWFDEVFKTGIRQNHNVALSGGSSHSTYNVSLDYYNQKGTLEGAGPNYERYTARVNNTMDTKFVKFRTSMVYSHSNQDNMGLSNASEYVQGLYGDVTNVLRGTLLMQPTIKAYDNSTWVLDSQVGAANAYRYDAYGYGVYYDGIHGDISASNPLLVNNLLQRNTLVDRFVGTASADVDLLGMVGIKSKNHGLHYNVNLSYSKTEAKDKTWIPSWIQSNRVYLAKENERLTKGSRNYSDALVENTITYDGKIGKHNINLLAGMTYEEENTNLLTGWGINFTEPYFLQLQNAKNTYSESYEYKHCLASYVGRLNYNYDEKYLLSAVVRRDGSSRLSKNIRWATFPSVSLGWRFDKEKFFPISRDIVNMFKVRASYGELGNENIGEYQYMATMNRNNMTYSFGNSPVTGSAVSTFVNNDIAWEKKKTTNVGIDLAMFNNRLEFTAEWYKNKSEDLLYSVPVPAQTGVSNTSVTMNAASMENSGFEFSATYRNRDHAFKYDISANVSTLKNKVTSLGIGKDSYITGAYATYVGQEIGQFYGWVYKGIARTQEDLDNNAVQQGANIGDCLYEDISGPNGEPDGVIDAYDQTVLGSGLPKVNFGLSTHMEYKGFDLNISTYGVLNYHVSDDIYNSLNSCYGYGNKEVGMLDANRWSEDGSTYLSSVPRTYAANNATLAWNDLFSSRKIQNAAYWKIANVELGYNFPDKWFGGYVSGVRLYVSAQNLYTFTGYHGYNVDYAGGTFTPGYNFCSFPSARTFMAGLHFTF